A DNA window from Engystomops pustulosus chromosome 6, aEngPut4.maternal, whole genome shotgun sequence contains the following coding sequences:
- the LOC140134828 gene encoding myosin-10-like isoform X9, whose product MSSRNSYRDDAERYLFVDQNPVSMTATQADWTAKKQVWVPSEKHGFEAASIKEERGDEVVVELAENGKKVVVNKDDIQKMNPPKFTKVEDMAELTCLNEASVLHNLKDRYYSGLIYTYSGLFCVVINPYKNLPIYTEQIVEMYRGKKRHEMPPHIYAISETAYRSMLQDREDQSILCTGESGAGKTENTKKVIQYLAHVASSHKGRKEHTAPGELEHQLLQANPILEAFGNAKTVKNDNSSRFGKFIRINFDVAGYIVGANIETYLLEKSRAIRQAKDERTFHVFYQLLAGAGEHVKTDLLLEGFNQYRFLSNGNVTIPGQQDKELFQETMESMKIMGINHEEIMSMLKMVSAVLQFGNIVFRKERNTDQASMPENTAAQKLCHLLGLNVTEFCRAILMPKIKVGRDYVQKAQTKEQADFAVEALAKAMYERLFRWLVHRINRALDRTKRQGASFIGILDIAGFEIFELNSFEQLCINYTNEKLQQLFNHTMFILEQEEYQREGIEWNFIDFGLDLQPCIDLIERPANPPGVLSLLDEECWFPKATDKSFVEKVIQELGTHPKFQKPRQLRDKADLCIIHYAGKVDYKADEWLMKNMDPLNDNIATLLHQSTDKFTAELWKDVDRIVGLDQMSGMAEMSFGSSYKTKKGMFRTVGQLYKESLSKLMSTLRNTNPNFVRCIIPNHEKRAGKLEPHLVLDQLRCNGVLEGIRICRQGFPNRIIFQEFRQRYEILTPNAIPKGFMDGKQACAIMIKALELDPNLYRIGQSKIFFRAGVLAHLEEERDLKITDIIVLFQAACRGYLARKAFARRQQQMSALKVVQRNCAAYLKLRHWQWWRLFTKVKPLLQVTRQDEVMQAKVVELQKVKDNHMKTEMELKDMGSKFQQLVEEKNILAEQLQAETELFAEAEEMRARLAAKKQELEEILHDLESRVEEEEERSLQLQNEKKKMQQHVQDLEEQLEEEEAARQKLQLEKVTTEGKLKKMEEDILLLEDQNAKLMKERKLMEERISEFTSNMAEEEEKIKSLSKLRTKYEAIIADMEDRLKKEEKGRQEMEKMKRKLDGETSDLQDQILELQQQIEELKQQLARKEEELQAALARIEEEASQKNSLLKQLRELQSHMSELQEDLESEKASRAKAEKQRRDLGEELEALKSELEDTLDSTATQQELRAKREQEVTDLKKTIEEEAKVHESQVVEMRQRHTQALEDLSEQLEQSRRFKVNLEKVKQTLESENADLVKEVKNLHATKQDSEQKRKRLEGQVSELQVRVSDSEKIKAELAEKLQKLQAELDGVSGALGSTESRSIKLTKDLSTVQSQLQDTQELLQEETRQKLNLSSRVKQLEDEKNNLLENLEEEEAAKGQLSRQIQALQQQLLESRKRMEEHGGAVENLEDAKKKLAKEFELLQQRMDEKHQVNDKLEKTKNRLQQELDDLLVDLDHQRQIVSNLEKKQKKFDQMLAEEKNISARYAEERDRAEAEAREKETKALSLSRALEEALDFKDELDRQNKLLRAEMDDLISSKDDVGKNVHELERAKRALEQQVQEMKTQIEELEDELQAIEDGKLRLEVNMQAMKAQFDRDLQNRDDSNDEKKKLLIKQVRDLEVELDEERKQKAQILAGKKKLEMDLQDMESQIDAANKGREEAVKQLKKLQLQLKEVWREVEETRSSREEMFIQSKENEKRLKSLEAELLQLQEDLAAAERAKRQAQQERDDLADELANGVSGKSALLDEKRALEARIAQLEEELDEEQSNMELLNDRYRKYTIQVETMTTELAAERSFSQKAENARQQLERQNKELKVKLNEMDSTIRSKYKIAIQSLESKIAQLEEQMEQESKERVLANKLVRRAEKRLKEVLLQVEEERRNADQFKDQLEKAHIRMKQLKRQLEEAEEEASRANSNRRRLQRELEDVTESAESMNREVTTLRSRLRRAPLQFTTRTIRQVYHLEAVSDEEPEANSGEPSTNHQQQPQQQPQPE is encoded by the exons ATGTCATCTCGAAACTCATATAGAGATGATGCTGAACGCTATCTTTTTGTCGACCAAAACCCAGTGAGTATGACCGCCACACAGGCGGACTGGACGGCCAAGAAGCAGGTGTGGGTACCCTCGGAGAAGCATGGGTTTGAAGCTGCCAGTATTAAAGAAGAACGGGGTGATGAGGTAGTGGTGGAACTAGCAgagaatggcaaaaaagttgtAGTCAACAAGGATGACATCCAGAAGATGAACCCACCAAAGTTTACCAAGGTGGAGGACATGGCAGAACTAACCTGTCTGAATGAGGCATCTGTCCTGCACAATCTAAAGGATCGCTATTACTCCGGACTCATCTAT ACATATTCAGGTCTCTTCTGCGTTGTGATTAACCCATACAAGAACCTGCCAATCTATACAGAACAAATAGTGGAAATGTATCGAGGGAAGAAGCGACATGAAATGCCTCCACACATATATGCAATATCAGAAACCGCCTACCGCAGCATGCTCCAAG aTCGTGAGGATCAGTCAATTCTTTGCAC GGGAGAATCAGGGGCCGGAAAAACAGAGAACACAAAGAAGGTGATCCAGTACTTGGCGCATGTGGCCTCTTCACACAAAGGCAGGAAAGAGCACACAGCCCCG GGTGAGCTCGAGCACCAGCTTCTGCAAGCCAACCCCATATTAGAAGCTTTCGGCAATGCCAAGACTGTGAAAAACGATAACTCTTCCCGATTC GGTAAATTCATCAGAATCAATTTTGATGTAGCCGGATACATCGTTGGAGCCAACATCGAAACCT ATTTACTGGAGAAATCTCGAGCAATCCGACAGGCTAAGGATGAAAGAACCTTCCATGTTTTCTATCAGCTCCTAGCCGGAGCAGGCGAGCATGTCAAAA CCGACTTGTTACTGGAGGGCTTCAATCAGTATCGCTTCTTGTCCAATGGAAACGTCACCATTCCTGGACAGCAGGATAAAGAGCTCTTCCAGGAGACAATGGAGTCCATGAAAATCATGGGAATTAATCATGAAGAaatcatgt CTATGCTCAAGATGGTGTCCGCGGTCCTGCAGTTTGGTAACATTGTATTCCGGAAGGAGAGGAACACAGACCAAGCGTCCATGCCAGAAAACACAG CTGCCCAGAAACTGTGTCATCTCCTGGGACTCAACGTGACGGAATTTTGCCGTGCCATCTTGATGCCAAAGATCAAAGTGGGGCGCGATTACGTCCAGAAGGCACAAACTAAGGAACAG GCCGACTTTGCGGTGGAAGCGCTCGCCAAAGCCATGTATGAGCGGCTTTTCCGTTGGCTGGTTCATCGCATTAACAGAGCTTTGGATAGGACGAAGAGACAAGGCGCCTCCTTCATAGGAATTCTGGATATCGCTGGCTTTGAAATCTTTGAG CTAAACTCGTTTGAGCAGCTCTGTATTAATTACACCAACGAGAAGCTGCAGCAGCTCTTCAACCACACCATGTTCATCCTGGAGCAGGAGGAGTACCAGCGCGAGGGCATCGAGTGGAACTTTATCGACTTCGGCCTGGACCTGCAGCCTTGTATTGACTTGATTGAGAGGCCG GCAAATCCCCCAGGTGTCCTCTCACTTCTGGATGAAGAGTGCTGGTTTCCAAAGGCCACTGATAAAAGTTTTGTAGAGAAGGTCATCCAAGAACTTGGCACACATCCGAAATTCCAGAAACCAAGGCAACTCCGAGACAAGGCCGATCTATGCATCATCCATTATGCTGGAAAG GTGGATTACAAAGCTGATGAATGGCTGATGAAGAACATGGATCCTCTGAATGACAACATTGCGACTCTCCTTCACCAGAGCACAGACAAATTCACAGCCGAGCTTTGGAAAGATG TCGACAGAATAGTGGGACTGGACCAGATGAGCGGGATGGCCGAGATGTCGTTCGGCTCTTCATACAAGACGAAGAAAGGGATGTTCCGCACGGTGGGACAACTTTATAAGGAATCTCTGTCCAAATTGATGTCAACACTAAGGAACACCAATCCCAACTTTGTGCGTTGTATAATCCCCAACCATGAAAAGAGG GCTGGGAAACTGGAGCCTCACTTAGTTCTTGACCAGCTGCGTTGTAATGGAGTCCTAGAGGGGATCCGAATCTGCAGACAGGGCTTCCCAAACAGAATCATCTTCCAGGAGTTCAGACAGAG ATATGAGATCCTGACACCAAACGCCATCCCCAAAGGTTTCATGGATGGCAAACAAGCCTGTGCAATAATG ATCAAGGCCTTAGAACTGGACCCCAATCTATACCGTATAGGACAGAGTAAAATCTTCTTCCGCGCTGGAGTGTTGGCTCATCTGGAGGAAGAGCGAGACCTGAAAATCACAGACATCATTGTCCTCTTCCAAGCTGCCTGCAGAGGATACCTAGCCAGAAA AGCTTTTGCCAGGAGACAGCAGCAGATGAGCGCCTTGAAGGTGGTGCAGAGGAACTGTGCCGCGTACCTGAAGCTGAGACACTGGCAGTGGTGGCGGCTGTTCACCAAG GTCAAGCCCTTACTACAAGTGACTCGCCAGGATGAGGTCATGCAGGCGAAGGTGGTAGAACTTCAGAAGGTCAAGGATAACCACATGAAGACAGAGATGGAACTGAAGGACATGGGGAGCAAATTTCAGCAG TTGGTAGAAGAAAAGAACATTTTGGCTGAGCAGCTTCAAGCCGAGACCGAGCTGTTTGCCGAAGCCGAGGAAATGCGGGCCAGACTTGCTGCGAAGAAGCAGGAGCTGGAGGAAATCTTACATGACCTGGAGTCTCGggtggaagaagaggaagaacggAGCTTACAGTTACAGAACGAGAAGAAGAAGATGCAGCAACATGTGCAG GACCTGGAGGAGCAGCTAGAGGAAGAGGAGGCCGCTCGGCAGAAACTGCAGCTGGAGAAAGTAACAACAGAAGGCAAACTAAAGAAGATGGAAGAGGATATTCTCCTCCTGGAAGACCAGAATGCTAAACTTATGAAG GAGAGGAAGCTGATGGAAGAAAGAATTTCCGAATTCACATCAAAcatggctgaagaagaagagaagataaAGAGTCTGAGCAAACTTCGCACCAAGTATGAAGCCATCATTGCCGATATGGAAG ATCGtctgaagaaagaagaaaagggCAGGCAAGAGATGGAGAAGATGAAGAGGAAGTTGGACGGAGAAACCTCAGATTTACAGGATCAGATCTTAGAGCTCCAACAGCAGATTGAAGAACTGAAGCAACAACTGGCCCGTAAGGAAGAAGAGCTGCAGGCAGCCCTGGCCAG GATTGAAGAAGAAGCCAGTCAGAAGAATAGTTTACTGAAACAGCTCCGGGAACTCCAGTCTCATATGTCAGAATTACAAGAAGACTTAGAATCGGAAAAGGCATCTCGGGCCAAAGCAGAGAAGCAGCGACGAGACCTGGGAGAAGAACTGGAAGCGCTGAAGTCTGAGCTTGAGGACACACTAGATTCTACTGCCACACAGCAAGAACTTAG GGCCAAACGTGAACAGGAGGTGACTGACCTGAAGAAGACGATTGAAGAAGAAGCAAAAGTACACGAGTCTCAGGTTGTGGAAATGCGTCAGCGCCACACGCAGGCTCTGGAGGACCTCTCAGAACAGCTTGAACAATCACGAAGG ttcaaagTGAATCTAGAGAAGGTAAAACAGACTCTAGAGAGCGAAAACGCGGATCTGGTGAAGGAAGTCAAGAATCTTCACGCCACTAAACAAGATTCAGAACAGAAGCGCAAGAGATTAGAAGGACAAGTATCTGAACTTCAGGTCCGAGTCTCCGATAGTGAAAAGATCAAGGCTGAACTGGCAGAAAAGTTACAGAAGTTACAG GCTGAATTGGATGGAGTTTCTGGAGCGTTGGGATCCACAGAAAGCAGATCTATTAAACTCACCAAAGATTTATCTACAGTGCAGTCACAGCTGCAAGACACCCAG GAGTTACTACAGGAAGAGACTCGACAGAAGCTAAACTTGAGTTCTAGAGTAAAACAATTGGAAGATGAGAAAAATAACCTCTTAGAAAACCTCGAGGAAGAAGAGGCAGCCAAGGGCCAGCTCAGCCGGCAGATTCAGGCCTTGCAACAACAG CTACTGGAATCCAGGAAAAGGATGGAGGAGCACGGAGGGGCAGTGGAGAACTTGGAAGATGCCAAAAAGAAATTAGCCAAGGAGTTCGAGCTTCTGCAACAACGTATGGATGAGAAGCATCAAGTCAATGACAAGCTGGAAAAGACCAAGAACCGTCTGCAACAAGAACTGGACGACCTTCTGGTGGATCTGGATCATCAGAGGCAAATTGTCTCAAATCTGGAAAAGAAACAGAAAAAGTTTGACCAG ATGTTGGCAGAAGAGAAGAACATATCAGCACGCTACGCCGAGGAGAGAGATAGGGCAGAAGCAGAGGCTCGGGAGAAGGAGACCAAGGCTCTTTCCCTAAGTCGGGCGCTGGAGGAAGCTCTCGATTTCAAGGATGAACTCGACAGACAGAACAAGTTGCTGCGAGCGGAAATGGATGACCTGATCAGTTCCAAGGACGATGTTGGCAAGAAT GTTCACGAACTGGAGAGAGCTAAGAGAGCCCTGGAGCAACAAGTCCAAGAAATGAAGACCCAGATCGAAGAACTAGAGGATGAACTTCAGGCCATTGAAGATGGAAAACTCCGTCTGGAAGTCAACATGCAAGCCATGAAAGCTCAGTTTGACAGGGATCTCCAAAACCGTGATGACTCCAATGATGAGAAGAAGAAGCTCCTGATTAAGCAG GTGCGAGATCTAGAGGTAGAACTGGATGAAGAACGCAAGCAGAAGGCACAGATCTTAGCAGGCAAGAAGAAACTGGAGATGGACCTTCAGGACATGGAAAGTCAAATTGATGCTGCCAACAAAGGACGAGAAGAAGCAGTGAAGCAACTGAAGAAACTACAG CTCCAGTTGAAAGAAGTTTGGCGTGAAGTGGAGGAGACCCGGTCATCCCGGGAGGAAATGTTCATCCAATCTAAGGAGAACGAGAAGAGACTGAAGAGCTTAGAAGCAGAACTTCTCCAGCTACAAGAG GACTTGGCGGCTGCAGAGAGGGCAAAGAGACAAGCCCAGCAGGAAAGAGACGACCTGGCGGATGAACTGGCTAATGGTGTCAGCGGCAA ATCAGCCCTGCTGGACGAGAAGCGGGCACTGGAAGCCAGGATCGCCCagctggaggaggagctggacgAGGAGCAGAGCAATATGGAGCTTCTGAACGATAGATATAGGAAGTATACAATTCAG GTGGAGACAATGACCACCGAACTGGCGGCGGAGAGGAGCTTCTCGCAGAAGGCAGAGAACGCACGTCAGCAGCTCGAGAGACAAAACAAGGAGCTCAAAGTCAAATTAAATGAGATGGATTCCACCATCAGGTCAAAATACAAGATTGCCATTCAGTCCCTGGAGTCTAAGATCGCTCAGCTGGAGGAGCAAATGGAACAAGAGTCAAA GGAGCGGGTCCTGGCAAACAAACTGGTGCGACGTGCCGAGAAGAGGCTGAAGGAGGTCCTCTTACAggtagaggaggagaggaggaacgCCGACCAGTTCAAGGATCAG CTGGAGAAGGCCCACATCCGCATGAAGCAGCTGAAACGTCagctggaggaggctgaggaagAGGCGTCAAGAGCGAACTCCAACCGCCGCCGCCTGCAACGGGAAC